A region of the Nymphalis io chromosome 6, ilAglIoxx1.1, whole genome shotgun sequence genome:
CAAAACTTGATCTgaaatatttgttgtaattaaatacaattacaattaaagtATAAAGCCAAGATTGCAAAGTAAGAGCCTTGAATATAGCTCATTGGATAGAGCACctaaatatatttcgaaaattGTAGGTTCAAATCTGGAGAAGTAtcgatttgtttaaatatttgtgattgtaaatatttatctcaTGCTCGGCAGTGAAGTAAATGCCGCATAAGTAAACTTGTATAAAATTTCATCTGATAAATTCGGACACAAATTCCCCAACCCatgtaactatataaataaagtcgTATGTCCTTTTTATGACCAgctttattttatgaatgtcaattttaatttgttaaatttactgACAGTCATGTAAGTCTTTAAGATTtgcgattatttattatattttaatactaatacttCATTTGACAATTCACTTTAAAAGGAAACATATAATAAGCATACAATTACATAgtgatataattttacttaccaTTTTATCTTTGACCTATGAAACACAaatgaatgttttaataattatactaccGAAATGTGAATTGGGGACATCTTATCGCTgattaaaacgataaaataacTCGATATACAATGATTATCTACTAGGCATATctcattaatttattcaatgcaCAAAATATCGGTTTTgccataaatatgtaattaatttattattatatatacgtaagttgtgtttgtttataatacaaatcaaaatcTAAACAGCCTGCGGTCTTacagctagccactagaccaaccagGTAATCATATTAGGCAGACATATTATATTCTTGTATGAGTAATAGGTTATACTtatgagattattttaataacagattGAATTTGTTTAGAGGTAAATCAAGATGAGACTTTATCTACTACTCCTATAAATATGagtatgttataaatacatcaTGATATCAGTTTCAAGCTGTTtaattatctaatttatttatttattttgaacaaattatacatatcttaaacaataaatacgataggaactacattagtataaaactgtgtcgtagctactatcgccctccaattcgacagcacatttatttattatttgttcattataaacataacaatcaaatatcatttaatttaacaaaatatactatataaatatatacatctaaatatatatactataaggaagggatTGGGTAGGAAGAAAGAATAGGTTAggtcaatattatattgatcgttttagtaatgattcagtctcatcatagccCAAATTGAGAAGCCAGTTAGTCATTTAATGTATGTCTATGTCTTTTTAAattcctttatttatatatatatgtaattgtaatcTATTAGAAGATATTATGTAACCATAGTCGGGGTAAAAATTGACGACTGTCATTTTGTTTACTATAGCTCGTTAATCGCACTTATGAAGGGCTAAGCTACTACGTTAGTTAGTCGTATCGCTTTAAGGTACTATAGATGCACATACACTTTTcactttacaaaattaatttactagAACTtcctagaagttggaagtgtctaCACAAAAGTCTCGGacagcatgtaaagccgttggtgacttaaaatacactttccggtcgtGCTACATttaccgtcccattggattatgaaaataaggaaatagagagtacattacaaatgcactctctatgctccgcgcagttggctagtgtCCCCTAAATTGGAAGACGTCATCATTCggtaattttatttcacatcgttataaaatatgaatgtttcTTCAAATTCAAAAGGACACAAGAAAgttgttaattattttctcaCTATTTTGTttcatctatttattttttagagaCTATTTATACGTAAAGATTTGCATCGTTAGTTTTATCTCGAGTTAACAATGCTCGGTACATATAAATTGAGATAACCATGACAAGTTCAAATATACGGCGGACCCTAATcactctttaaataaattttaataaccttattactaaataaatttatacaaaaagtaaaataaatgaggTAAAATATTGCTTGATACAACGAAATTATACTAAGTACTTTATTAGTGttcaaatacattttcatctatattattattctaataaataaatttacaaatgaatatGACTATAATTTTTTAGTAGTTAATAGTTATGggctctatttttttatttacaattgtcTCCGTATGGGCGGCTGCAATCTTTAGTAGAACAAATCAGTTTTCCACTCCCGCTACCAGACGCTTTATATGGAGTTTGACCTAAATAATTTCCactgaaattaaatacaattgttatAAACTTCAAAACTATGCATGTAAATTAGTGAAATcatcatttttgttttaatacaaaGCAAAAAACGAATTATCGTGTAGATAGGTAGTCAATAATGAtttgtcaaaattttaataataacattgagaatttttttttgtaactagcTACGTTATAACTTAGAATCTAACGTTTTTGTTGACCGTGGAAAAAACATTACAAGTTTGTAAATGCTTGTAACATTTCACGTTCCAATGTGTCATCAAAAATTATTGAGGTAGCACGGGCTCGGGACTAGAAAGGTTGTTTATTGTAACTTCtaagctatttaaattatttcaaaatattttagtttactaACAAGTCTTCGACTCCATTTTGAGTTTTTCTTTTGTCTCAGTCTGCATGGGATTCTACTACTGTTATATTATGAACTTCTTACACTTTTCGTAAGGCAATACTCACACATCAATACATTTTTACTAGCGCACGTTTTTACTTGGTAACTAAAACTCAATCATACTACTGCTAACTATATGAAGTTTGAATAAACATGTACTTAAACATGATTTATCTTATTGtgcataaaatattcaaaagttaATCAACCTATTCCAAATCGAactgtttgtttatttcaaaatgcCTTCGTGTACAGTCAGAATCCATCCGTACCtactttatttttctcttttctggcGTGGATTCCTACTTATACAATGGGAAGAAAGTTgccatgttttaaaatatgtatttaactgTTGTCAGAGATTTTTCAATGTATGAAATATTCcagtttattaaaagtttttgtatTACTTACGGTGGACCATAGTTGCAGACAACATAATATTCTTTCATGCCGTTTTTCTGATTCTCGGAAATTCCACATCCAATATATACCGAATCAGACCACGccatctaaaaataataattttacataatttttattctatctaGAAACTCACATAAAGATTGTCAAATTGCTAACTTACTCTTCCTGgaataaaattagatttatcATTACTTTGTAAGATAATAGTAACATGAAACATATAGAacctctttatataatattcagtgAGCAATATTTTCTACTATACAATTCTATACAGATCATTAAGTGCCAAAACgaatttaaaacaataccaTTTTTCTTATTTGGAAGCCTATTATAAATGTACTTTATCACATAACACATACGTAAAGAACCaagaaaataaagattataaaaagaagattatatacaattataataaagattgtTAAATTGATGGCagacttattttatttcttacttgTGTATAATGTCCGATAGCTTTGTTGGAACCGTTGAAATCGGAAATTTTGATTGGTCCATAGGTGTAATCTTTGTGTTCATCAAACCAAGATTGTAACGCACTATCAACATTAATTTTCCAATTGAGATCAGTGGAACCCGCCATATATATGTTCTCTCCTGTTGTAAATCTTCCGGATCCTATTATAAAaatccattttaatttatttttttaaatgactgaaaatgatattttttttaatttcggttaatctaagtattattataataataataagctctcGTATATTTCTCTAATACTCTGCGTAGGTATGTACTTATAGGTTTACTGGTTTATATTgtgcgagcttgcacaaagccggtagggctttgtgcaagctcgcctgggtatgtaccacccacttaagctatggttaacatttcttacaatgcccatgtctatgggcgttggtgaccactcaacattgggtggctcatttgctcgtccgcctaccgctactataaaaaaagagttattgTGTGGGAGTTATCTTGTGTAGTAGTACATAGCCTTGTAGCGTATTTTCAAACTAGATCTACTACtatgactgcttcgttggtctagtgtattgatgtaaggcagcagacccggaggtcgagaattcaattcccaggtcggccaATTAAAGTCAAAGGGTTTCTCTGTgaaaaaattttcagtagcagcccggagttttgAAGTTGGAAGTacgttcactcccgtgcctcggaaagtacttaaagccgttggtcctgcgtctgaactctttccggtcgtgtcgaattgcggtcccatcggattatgagacctAGGATAGAAATAGTGCACCCTATtttacgcacacacttttgcaatataatatctcctgcgcagttggctaatctctcttaagattggccgccgtggccgaaatcggtctaaaGAACTATTCAAAGACATTACGATGATGACGATTAAACATTGACTGATAATTTATAGTTACCAATAGTCCTGTCGGGATTGTGGGACAGTTGATTAGTCGATGCCCATTTGGATGCTTTCGCTGCCAACTCCTTGTcccaaatctaaaaaaaaacattcgcaTTTATGTCATGTAAGGCATtaaaaatgtgtataatttaattaattttattaattaactgttTGCTAAAATGTAGTTGCTTACCATGTACTTCATCTCAGATGCTGCAGGTTGTTTTTGAACATTACCCTTAGCCAAACTGAGGCGGCGCGAGTTATGACCGTCGATAAAAGCACGGATTTCTTTGCATGATAAATCTaatactgaaataataatataatttcttgaaAAGTGATTGAAAATGCAAGGAAACTACAAAATTAAACATCGAACTTTATCTTCTATACATTTAATATCGTGTATATATTGCTTCTTTCGTTTAATATTCCTATAAATGGTTTTCATAATAcagtaactatttatataaccttttatttatttatataaattaaagtacttATCTAGTTAAGACAATCTACAAACTAATTTGTACAAACAAAAGCATCATATTCAACTTTgactataatatttcaaacatttaaagaatatacgcatcaaaatagcttaAGACGGTTTCATCAATTCACAAGtaagatacgaagtgagttacAAAATGACGATaacaattacttaattatttttaaacaaaaataaaaattaaacaagttcttatcgtattatttattacattaaattactaACCCTTCGGATGAACAAAGTGTAGAAGAACAAATAGTATAAATCCACGGAAATGCATTGTTACTGTACCAGGCTGCTCACGGCAAATGTTGAACTGTTGAATTTTGTTTACGTTGCTCTGTGAAATAGCTTATATAGTTGACTCAATTTGTAGACTTGAAAACAGCATACCTATTCATTGCTAATACACAAATGACGAGAAATGCTTCAGCAAAGTTAGGATTGTAACAATAAATTGTTcacattattttcttataatttaaaatgacactttaatttgtaaaaaaaaatacgtttatattaagaatacttaaaataaaaagaaatattagggTTTGCAAAAAAATGAAAAGGTAAGAATTACGATCGGGTATTGCATTTTcaacttacataatattaattatacataatgcAATTTTACTTGCCtacaatcaattattattaagcttAATTTCAATGTTACTTTTCTGAATCGCATatacatgttattttaattataagtaagtcTTAGTATTTATGCGAAActcttttaatattactaatgcACTATTAATCAAACGAACAAAAATTAATGTCTAAAAATAAGACTTTTGTGACCTGACAATCACACAATAGTTAGATACCCTACAAATTCAGTACCACAAATGCATTACACCAAAACTTGAATAAAAACACCGTGGGTAGTCAGAGAGTAATCAACGAGTTTTAAGTAAACcacgtaaattattatatcaaaccAAAAAATACCATTTTATACATCTGAGATTATTATGTTCTTTGTCATGATTATAATGGCAACAATCATTAGTCTCTATAACCTTCTAGCTTCCGAATAGTACCAATTTTTTTGTACTCAATCTACTGACGGAACTGAAATGCATCTTTTTTTATCttcatacattataaaaatacagcAATATGATTAGATTTTTCAATTAAGTTTAGTTAAgagattgaataaaataaaaaaaatacaactttattatataaaatatgtaaataagtcAAATTACGGCTCCATCTCAGtggttcaattttttttatatcattcattactaaaaaatgttaaacaatgtaaaattatatttacttaatttagttACACAAAAtttttcaatactttaaaaccttttctttatatttttctagaattttatgtttttctcAGAGATGTAGAGTGACCTTCGCTTTGTTAAACTCTTGTATGATTCTTAAaagattgaaatattattttaaggacATTGTAATGTGATAGACAAACATAATAACTGACAGAAGATAGACAGCGTACTAAATCGTATTATGCGATAAACGTGCGGAATGCAGCAAAACATATTTATGACGATTTCTTATCATGTCCATATCACTATATAAGGACGGTTCGTAAGTAGCAGTTTTTATTCAATCTTAAACTTTGCGAGGATAGCTTGTgtgacaaaaataaacaaaataatttatatagtagtagtaatagtCTGGTcaagtattttattagtaacatatacctaatattatatattgtatgcgACTATTTTTTGTGTGATCTTGCGTTaacgtgaagcagcagtggcctagagcaattgaccaatctcggttgtttagcagctagttcttccttcatggtttgaaGTTgcaatcgtttggccagattttagaaagctgtagtgaacgacaccggcgctagtccaccaaacactcataatttttgtttagggtaggatttggctgggtgtccagggttcagccattgtgaCGAGTGTCTTCCGATTATCAAACAGTATccatttttcatcacaagtaatgatttgatttaaaatcccttcattattgtgtcggttaagcaaagtaacacagcagtcgacgcgtgtttgcaagttcggttcactcaattcatgaggtacccaacGTTTTTTTAcgttcccgatttgcttcaagaggattaatacagttttatcgcttaccccgaagcctgcagatatctctgaagtgctttgtgatggatccgcttccacaatagtctttaattcttcattttccactttggtctcagGCCGTCCAGGgagttggttctgaaggtcgaattttccagaacgaaaacgttcaaaccaaaaacgtaccgtgctttcttttgcgacaccagcgccgtacacatcattaatccttcgagctgtttctgcagcactggtgccacggtagaactcgtactcgtaaatataccgatatttaattttttccattgtgcggtaataagcgacgccaaagaaaaaaataatgaggaaaaaacaaatgaatgactgttttcaaaactcaaatgtaccagctaaatgaatttataaatttgaatttggaattcttaaccaaataggagatatttcagatcaaagtggtcagtatgaCGCACGCTaaattcatatgtaaggacttaATGTGTTACATTCtaacaaaaacgaaaaaaatattccgTGGCATTGTTTTACATTTCACTACATTGCGGTATCATGTGAAAGAGATGATACTAGTGTGTATTTAAACGTTTAATAAAAGATAGCTAGTGTTTGTCATCTATGCGTTTTAATTCtacattcttttttaattctaccgcaaaacagcaatacttgatattgttgtgttccggtttgaaggttgagtgagccagtgtaattacaggcacaagggacataaaatcttagttcccaaggttggtggcgcattggctataagcgatggttgacatttcttacaatgccaatgtctaagggcgtttggtgaccacttaccatcaggtggcccatatgctcgtccactttcctattatataaaaaaaaaaaatgctatatattatattactcatAGGTGAAACCTAGGtttagtaatgtaataaaattttaatttaatttcattatgatcAAATTTATCGTTAGTAGTTATATATAGTTTCACGATACAGTGAGTTGAACGAGTGAATCAAGTGATTAGCGACGTAAtagttagatatttttttcagttgtcgttattgttgatttttaaatttgtcaatttttttttttaatattatcggttggcggacgagcatatgggccacctgatgggaagtggtcaccaacgcccatagacattggcattgtaagaaatgttaaccatcgcttacatcgccaatgcgccaccagccttgggaactaagatgttatgtcgcttgtgcctgtaattacactggctcactcacccttcaaaccggaacacaaaaataaccaGTTTTaactatttgattttatatattagttgaatattctataaagtaaatatttttaaactatttcatatttgtacaaaatgtatacaaacgaataaaatgattaaatcaaatttttatgACGACAAATTATTTTCGACGGCGGGTGACAAAACTGCAATAGTGATTTAAACtactgtaatatattattttacttcttCTAGTATGATTTTCGATTCCTGCTCCAAATTTGAACCCCATAGTAGATCACAAGCAAACTCATGGGTAAatgtagaatattatattattagctatGAAATTATCTTATAAACAACTGCaactaagtaaaatattaatgaaatgaatTCAATTACAAAACATCTAGACACGCGGCAGCGTaccaagccaagttcaagctaccagaactggcgagcagcaccgtgtgtaatattacacgaaacttttggagccacttttgaccctctcataactcaaaaactatttcacataaacatatcaaatttggctcatatattgAGACTTGCAAGTTACATATGTGCTCCAAGTTTCATAAACACACCTCaaacggttatttagatattaacttccaaaaatcgtcatttttatcactgaatGAACTCTAGATCAAAATTCTAACCTAGTTCCAGATgacctagaaagttcaaatttggcatccagatAGGCAGTTGTGTgaatgtaaagaaataaattagaaacttgtgaatttttatcattttattataattttttaattaattgattctgtACcaacctttatatttttttaatccaaacatatcagttttagtacttataactaCTTATAACCAAGAGTATAGTAgactttcttatttattacgtaAGTAACTGggatttagtattaataattatttcaatattaagcgCACATCAATAGTGTAAgatcattacttataaataattaagcaataGGTATTTCGGACCACGGTGCACAGTGCGGCGGCCATGGAGTAGCGGGGTgggaattgttttttttttttatagaataggaaggtggacgagcatatgggccacctgatggtaagtggtcaccaaacgcccttagacattggcattgtaagaaatgtcaaccatcgcttatagccaatgcgccactaaccttgggaactaagattttatgtcccttgtgcctgtaattacactggctcactcacccttcaaaccggaacacaacaatatcaagtattgctgttttgcggtagaatatctgatgaatgggtggtacctacc
Encoded here:
- the LOC126769032 gene encoding venom allergen 5-like, translated to MHFRGFILFVLLHFVHPKVLDLSCKEIRAFIDGHNSRRLSLAKGNVQKQPAASEMKYMIWDKELAAKASKWASTNQLSHNPDRTIGSGRFTTGENIYMAGSTDLNWKINVDSALQSWFDEHKDYTYGPIKISDFNGSNKAIGHYTQMAWSDSVYIGCGISENQKNGMKEYYVVCNYGPPGNYLGQTPYKASGSGSGKLICSTKDCSRPYGDNCK